A section of the Jannaschia sp. S6380 genome encodes:
- a CDS encoding NlpC/P60 family protein has product MSRVVSIARTWIGTPYVHQASARGAGTDCLGLVRGVWRELYGAEPQAVPPYTQDWAEPQGDEVLHAAADRHLTRLTASCPMRPGDLLLFRMREGSIAKHLGLVGRIGAVPTFIHAYSGHGVLESPLSTPWMRRIAARFRFPETISEEG; this is encoded by the coding sequence ATGAGCCGCGTCGTGAGTATTGCGCGGACCTGGATCGGTACGCCCTATGTGCACCAGGCTTCGGCGCGCGGGGCGGGGACGGATTGTCTCGGGCTCGTGCGGGGGGTCTGGCGCGAACTCTATGGTGCCGAGCCGCAGGCGGTTCCGCCCTACACACAGGATTGGGCCGAGCCACAGGGGGACGAGGTCCTGCATGCGGCGGCCGATCGGCATCTGACGCGTCTGACCGCCAGCTGTCCGATGCGGCCCGGCGATCTGTTGTTGTTTCGGATGCGCGAGGGATCGATCGCGAAACATCTTGGCCTGGTCGGGCGCATCGGCGCGGTGCCGACCTTCATACATGCCTACAGCGGACATGGCGTGCTGGAGAGCCCGCTCTCGACGCCCTGGATGCGCCGGATCGCCGCGCGCTTCCGGTTTCCCGAAACGATATCTGAGGAGGGCTGA